GAGCTGGCCCATGAACTGGGGGTGAGCTTTGCCACCATCAACCGCTGGGAAAATGGCAAGACCACGCCGTTCAAGCTGGCCCGGGCGCAGTTTGACGCCTTTTGCAAGAAGATGACGGAACAGGGAAAATTGCACTTGGGGGATAGCAGTGGG
This region of Deltaproteobacteria bacterium genomic DNA includes:
- a CDS encoding helix-turn-helix transcriptional regulator; protein product: ELAHELGVSFATINRWENGKTTPFKLARAQFDAFCKKMTEQGKLHLGDSSGK